One genomic window of Euleptes europaea isolate rEulEur1 chromosome 8, rEulEur1.hap1, whole genome shotgun sequence includes the following:
- the ABRA gene encoding actin-binding Rho-activating protein, with protein MPPEDHQNATPAKRAIKKIRTASLVISLARGWQQWATDHHTKQAEEPSGWVPNEEKPLSIPSKERISPKQPAFIKKDQAKDEVKFPSDSEGSKENEGQSPSGSEEALQKLHIRSKQVTKTVESKIYERGNGVNFLSNRYEKDNECSETDKCAEDLRNIDKLLSGKISPTRRRKCSNLVSELTKGWKQIEHEDKASEKDLCHCRSDSLDTEDSGFGGDSEDRLDLEDSSQESASVIRIKRPTSSLASRNSKVPKKYSPVHNLRGRWEEWADEHVLTQKLNPFSEEFDYELAMTTRLHKGDDGYGHPKEGTKTAERAMRAEAHIYREMKDMCFIIRTMASFRRDGKMHVTFGELFDRYVRISDKVVGILMRARKHGMVSFEGEMLWQGRDDNVIITLLE; from the exons ATGCCACCCGAAGACCACCAGAATGCAACTCCTGCCAAAAGAGCCATCAAAAAGATCAGAACAGCTAGCCTAGTCATCAGCTTGGCGCGGGGTTGGCAGCAGTGGGCAACTGATCATCATACAAAACAAGCCGAGGAACCCAGCGGATGGGTGCCTAACGAGGAGAAGCCGCTAAGCATTCCATCCAAAGAGAGAATATCCCCCAAACAGCCTGCATTCATCAAGAAAGACCAAGCAAAGGATGAAGTGAAGTTTCCATCAGATTCTGAGGGATCAAAAGAAAATGAAGGACAGAGTCCAAGTGGATCTGAAGAAGCCCTCCAGAAACTGCACATTAGAAGCAAACAAGTGACCAAAACAGTTGAAAGCAAAATCTATGAAAGAGGCAATGGTGTTAATTTTCTCAGCAACAGATATGAAAAAGATAATGAGTGTTCAGAGACAGACAAGTGTGCCGAAGACCTCAGAAACATTGACAAACTTCTTAGTGGCAAAATATCTCCTACAAGAAGGAGAAAATGCTCTAACCTGGTATCAGAGCTGACTAAAGGATGGAAACAGATAGAACATGAGGACAAAGCCTCAGAAAAGGACCTATGTCATTGTCGCAGTGACAGCTTGGATACTGAGGACAGCGGCTTTGGGGGAGACTCTGAGGACAGGCTTGATCTAGAAGACAGTAGCCAAGAAAGTGCGAGTGTCATAAGGATAAAACGTCCCACATCATCACT CGCAAGCAGAAACAGCAAAGTCCCAAAGAAATACAGCCCTGTTCACAATTTGAGGGGCAGATGGGAAGAATGGGCTGACGAACATGTTTTAACACAAAAGCTCAACCCTTTTAGCGAAGAATTCGACTATGAGCTTGCCATGACTACCCGCCTACACAAAGGAGATGACGGCTACGGTCATCCCAAAGAGGGGACAAAAACtgcagaaagggccatgagagcagaGGCCCACATCTACCGAGAAATGAAGGACATGTGCTTTATCATCCGGACAATGGCCTCTTTCCGTCGCGATGGCAAGATGCATGTCACTTTTGGAGAGTTATTTGACAGATACGTCCGCATTTCAGATAAAGTTGTTGGAATACTCATGAGGGCCAGGAAACATGGGATGGTGAGCTTCGAAGGAGAAATGTTGTGGCAAGGCCGAGATGATAACGTGATAATAACTTTGTTAGAATAA